The proteins below are encoded in one region of Streptomyces cyanogenus:
- a CDS encoding LPXTG cell wall anchor domain-containing protein, translated as MSYPKRTAALVSAAALAGSAVLLAAPAAHADVVDVNYRCQTPIGVKSAVSPIDIKSVKSGSGYKVTMSWQKGVSSSPVELGKGAMTPSATIALGGADSGTLAVSGPANAAAIPANTPIKISDLSGTYTPKKSGKVTFTAATLTIKALGTTTTCTPTNSPKPSLTLDVTAAGGSSSSSGGSSSSSSSSSGSGGSGSGGSSTAGQLPQTGPEDSAVALGTLGGTVLLAGAAGALWLTRRGQTARR; from the coding sequence GTGTCGTACCCGAAGCGAACCGCCGCGCTCGTGTCCGCCGCGGCCCTGGCCGGCTCGGCGGTGCTGCTGGCCGCGCCGGCCGCCCACGCCGACGTCGTCGACGTCAACTATCGCTGCCAGACCCCGATCGGCGTGAAGAGCGCCGTCTCGCCCATCGACATCAAGAGCGTCAAGAGCGGCAGCGGCTACAAGGTCACCATGTCCTGGCAGAAGGGCGTCTCCTCCAGCCCGGTCGAGCTGGGCAAGGGGGCGATGACCCCGAGCGCCACCATCGCGCTGGGCGGCGCCGACAGCGGCACGCTCGCCGTCAGCGGCCCCGCCAACGCCGCCGCCATCCCGGCGAACACGCCCATCAAGATCAGCGACCTGAGCGGCACCTACACGCCGAAGAAGAGCGGAAAGGTGACCTTCACGGCGGCCACGCTCACCATCAAGGCGCTCGGTACGACGACGACCTGCACGCCGACCAACAGCCCGAAGCCCTCCCTGACCCTGGACGTGACAGCGGCCGGCGGCTCGTCGTCGTCCTCGGGGGGCTCCTCCTCGTCCTCGTCCTCGTCGTCGGGCTCGGGAGGCTCGGGCTCGGGAGGCTCGTCGACCGCAGGGCAGCTTCCGCAGACCGGCCCCGAGGACTCCGCGGTCGCCCTCGGCACCCTCGGCGGAACGGTCCTGCTCGCCGGTGCGGCGGGCGCCCTGTGGCTGACCCGGCGGGGCCAGACCGCCCGCCGCTGA